A stretch of DNA from Saccharomycodes ludwigii strain NBRC 1722 chromosome I, whole genome shotgun sequence:
aaaaaacaataaaataaggtacacatatatatatatatatatatatatatatacatccAGTCCCTCTCCTTCATtcagtattatttattctattataaataacttATATACCatatgataaaaatgacaagtatttttaaaaaaattttttttaaccccacacatttttaaataattcattATCATCCAGCGCAGCATTATCTGCAGCAACAGTACCGTTGGTATTAACGGCTCCATtagtattggtattattataaattgaTGAAGAAGTAGATGCAAATACTGGATTACTGTTGGAATTAATATTGGTGTTATTACTGGTAGaatttaatgataatgagCTTCTAGTAAAACTAttgttgttactattaaaaGATGTAGTATTACCACCTTGTTTAGCATATAAGGATAATATggattttttcaattcagccctattattattgttattattattattattattggtttgTATAGAAGATACAGagttattactattgatactaatactactagcattattattattattattattattattattattattttgtggGATTGAAGATAAATTCAATTCTAATAAACTAGATGAAGGAGAGGCAAACCTTGGTATGGTATCAATATCGTTACCAGCTTTATATATTGGTGTATTACTCTTAGAGATGGTGCTACTAGcgttactattattaacacTGTCATCGCTTGTAATACGCTCCAACGCTGTATCATCGAgccatttttttagttCATATTTAGTTCTAATAAAACTGGCAATTTTAGAGGCATCGGGAACgtacatttttttatttgtgtCGTGCAATAATTTTCCTTCGTAATAATCATTGGccaatttgttatttttaaaatagacCAACTGTTCgatattttctaatttcCAAGTGTCCAAATCAACAGATTTAACTTTGGAGATATGTGTACCTAAAGATCTATGAACACCAGCACATTTGatacatataaaaacaCCCAGTGACCATGAACTCCACCTTGGGTGTTTAGCGTCTTTGCAATCTGCACAATATGTATTTTCTTGATCTTTTAATAACTGgtttagaatttttttaactttaggATCAGTCATGGAGAGatggtttattatttttgtctatatatatatatatataaatatatgtgtgtgtgtttAATACCTAAGTATGGTTAACGAATAGGGTGAAAGAACAATCTTTGGCAATAAGTCGGAATGAAagtaaaaacaaatggGAGTGAAGATCGGCagaaataaagaaaatggaaataaaagaagataGGAAAGAGaacagtaaaaaaaaaaaaataaaaaataaataaatcaaaagaaTATAAACGAGGACATTCCATTTagttgttaaaaaataatgtcaATAACAATTGTTTTaggatatttttatttatttttatttatttttatttattttcatttaacccaaaaaaaagaaataaataaagaaataaataaataaatgaaaagtGGATAATGGGCGggtaaaataaagataCTAGCAAAGCCGAATCTGTTCGGTAAatctgtattttttttttttgatggaATGAAGAcgtaaaacaaaacaaaaaaaatagctgTATACCGACAGGACCGCCAAACAAGCAGGCAACATTACATTTCGGACATTGCCCTGATACGTtagaatataaatatatctCAGTAAGAAacaatacaaatattttaatacagtaaaattaaataataataacaacattttttttttatttttttgtataaaacaaatagaaaaagaCGTAGAAAAAGCAGGTGAATTATTTCCTTTGAAAACTGCCCGTCTCTTCGTCTCATAATTCATCTATACATGaacattgtttttttttcttccctttttattttatttttattactaattatttatttttatatactttaTGCATAGAAAAATTTGACTTTCATTTAATCAATTTGTTTAACACTTCCGGGCTTCCTTAAGCAAGCACATTTTAAACCATTTAACTTTTCCCCTTTCcccttttgtttttctattaaatattgctaataaaatacaaaaatatataaatataaatgaaacaatttgatataaataaacatgGCAAACCAAACTCAAAATTAACCACACCAAGAATTATATATGATAAAGAAATCCAGGAAAacgtaaaaaaatttaataaatgttGGGTAATAATTCATGGGAATGTCTACGACTTAACAAACTATAAGACACACCCAGGTGGTAGTAGCATACTTTGGAAGTATAAAGGAAAAGActgtacaaaaaaatttgatgaaATTGGCCATTCAATAGAAAGTTTATTGTATGACCTACCTGCAGATTGTTTTAAAGGTATAAGTGGTGGAAGTAACGATGGATGTAATGATACTTCTAACCAATGTGCGTTTTCCAATAACAATGCCAATAATCCAACTCATAACAGCTCCGTtttaaacaacaatatGAATATTTCCACAGTTTCTGCCAATAATGTCGGTGATAGCGCAGTTAACATTAATACCTTCATAACAGAAACGAATACCTCTCATCGCACTAATTTGGATACGCTTTTATTCACAATATATCAGTATTATAAGGGAATTAAACAATATAACAACCCTACTAGGGAATATGAAGATAGTTATTTTGGTGACCCCGATGATCTTACGAGCACAAGTGGTagcattaataatagtagagATTCAAGCAATCAAAGCTTCGATTTACGTAATAATtcttataataataccagtaataataatgaattgAATAGCATAAAGTTATTAAACCATaactataaaaaagaacaacTGCATGACCATCAAATATTAGAAAGGGAACAGCAACATTTcgaaacatttaaaaaaattctattGTTGATGGTAGCTGTTGTTGTGGCTGGCTTacttttaacttttattaaactgcacaaaaatagaaaatattcGGATTTTATGTTTGATCATCATCAGGACAgtgctaataataagaaaaagatttcaGACAATTTTCAAGTAATGCTCAGTCATAACTATGATGGAACAGATGGGAAGGACAATTATAACTATATACCATCTTGGTACGATGGcattatttgatttattaaatacaaacattttaaatatgtacacttttctttttttttttttttttttttttttttttttttttttttttttttgtatctctatacttattatttttatttttacttgctatatattttgtaaattggaaatgttttcttcaatttGGGTATTCAATGTTTGTAAAAAAACTGGATCGTTGATCATCCGTTGAAGCAAGGTTAATTGAGCAagtattttctttatcgCTATCTTATCTATATCCTTATTTCTACTCTCCTTCAAAGCCGCAAATAATTCGTTACACAAATCAATGAAATTTAAATGGGCATATTCTGTATCATAGGCTTGTGATATATtcaattgttttaaaatttgttcTTTGTTCTTTCTATGctggtttattttattgattaACATAGAATTTTCTGtattaaatgttttattttccaataaaagcttatttaaattattatttattatatcatgtgtgttgttgttgttgttggtggtggtggttgTGGTGGTAGCGGTGGTAGCAGTGTTAATAGCAGATTCGTGCAAGTGTTTCAACgctaatttaatattttttacattAGAATCATCGGACTCTAAATTTGGATCTAATTCATTATCTTCTTGTCTCTCGTTATCCATAATATCATTTGCatttgttttgttgttactgattaattttatagATGTGATCAAAATAGGTAtcttaaatatatacatatataattatatatactaGAAAAGGTATCACGTGTTAAAAAGTTACACCgccagtttttttttttttttttttttttttttctgctGTGGTTTTTCTgtggaataaaaaaaaaaaaaaactgtgTACGTTTTTAAATATGTTATAAGCTAAAAATTTAGTACCGTGCGTATAGAAAACACCGCAatttacatatatatatatttttttttttttttttcttgctgTTCGCATTGCTTTTTGTCTTGCTGTTCATCactcaacaacaacaaaatagaaacgaaaaaagaaacgaaaaaaaaaaaaaatgactcacgaaaaaaatatactatttctattatttttctttttcttttacttgggagaaaaaaaaaaaattaattatttataataatgatggaataaaagtttattcatttattcattttctcatttcaaatttaaagcTTATGtatatacacatatatactttattataacataaaaggaaagaaaaaatcagAAAAATCAATAAGAATAAATGACATTTGTTGAAAGTAATTGGATAGTACAAAAATTTGGTGGGACCTCTGTGGGTAAATTCCCAGAACAAATAGTCAACGAAATTATTAAAGTGTATACTACAAAGTACGACAAGGATGTAGCTGTTGTATGTTCTGCAAGATCAAGTTATACTAAAGCAGAGGGGACCACTTCGAGATTATTAAAAGCAGGCGAGTTAGCATCACAAGCGCATGCCTCCATCGAGGAAGAGGAAGCTGCAGTTGAGGAAGATTATGCATTAATTTCTCGTAATTTAGATAGTGAAGAGGATATACGTGAAGAGGCTAAGAACGTTAAACACATTAGGAATTTACTAGAATTAGTAAGGAAAGATCATGTGGAAAATGCCAAATTAAAGatcaaaaacaatgaaATACAAGAACAATTGATTCAAGATACCAATAAGGAATTAGACTTGGTTGAAAAATATGTCAATGCTTCACAAATTTTAGGTGAAGTCAGTTCAAGAACTATGGACTTAATCATGTCTTGCGGTGAAAAACTAAGTTGTTTATTCATGGCCGCTTTGTGCAATGATAACAATGTTCCAGCTAGGTATATCGATCTAAGTCACATTATCCCAAGCGATTATGATCTGAAGGGGAACACTGCATTGGACAATAGCttttatacatttttaACAGTTGCTCTAAGAGAAAAAATGTCACCAATTGTAAATGGCAATCATCGTGTTGTTCCAATTATTACTGGGTATTTTGGCCAAGTACCATTAGGGTTACTAAATAGTGTTGGTAGAGGATATACTGACCTATGTGCCGCTTTAATTGCAGTTGCAATTGATGCAGATGAATTACAAGTTTGGAAGGAAGTTGATGGTATTTTTACTGCAGATCCAAGAAAAGTTCCCGAAGCTAGGTTGTTAAGCATGGTTACTCCAGATGAAGCTGCTGAATTGACTTATTATGGGAGTGAAGTTATTCACCCATTTACTATGGAGCAAGTCATTCGAGCTAAAATTCCAATTAGAATCAAAAATGTTTCCAATCCAACTGGTGATGGTACCATTATTTACCCTGATAATGTTGGGAAAAAGGGCGAGGCTACTCCACCCCATCCACCCGCATtactt
This window harbors:
- the AGE2 gene encoding GTPase-activating protein AGE2 (similar to Saccharomyces cerevisiae YIL044C | AGE2 | ArfGAP Effector), coding for MTDPKVKKILNQLLKDQENTYCADCKDAKHPRWSSWSLGVFICIKCAGVHRSLGTHISKVKSVDLDTWKLENIEQLVYFKNNKLANDYYEGKLLHDTNKKMYVPDASKIASFIRTKYELKKWLDDTALERITSDDSVNNSNASSTISKSNTPIYKAGNDIDTIPRFASPSSSLLELNLSSIPQNNNNNNNNNNNNASSISINSNNSVSSIQTNNNNNNNNNNRAELKKSILSLYAKQGGNTTSFNSNNNSFTRSSLSLNSTSNNTNINSNSNPVFASTSSSIYNNTNTNGAVNTNGTVAADNAALDDNELFKNVWG
- the HOM3 gene encoding aspartate kinase (similar to Saccharomyces cerevisiae YER052C | HOM3 | HOMoserine requiring), which gives rise to MTFVESNWIVQKFGGTSVGKFPEQIVNEIIKVYTTKYDKDVAVVCSARSSYTKAEGTTSRLLKAGELASQAHASIEEEEAAVEEDYALISRNLDSEEDIREEAKNVKHIRNLLELVRKDHVENAKLKIKNNEIQEQLIQDTNKELDLVEKYVNASQILGEVSSRTMDLIMSCGEKLSCLFMAALCNDNNVPARYIDLSHIIPSDYDLKGNTALDNSFYTFLTVALREKMSPIVNGNHRVVPIITGYFGQVPLGLLNSVGRGYTDLCAALIAVAIDADELQVWKEVDGIFTADPRKVPEARLLSMVTPDEAAELTYYGSEVIHPFTMEQVIRAKIPIRIKNVSNPTGDGTIIYPDNVGKKGEATPPHPPALLSSSFYETQTKKTRRATAITSKNDIVVLNIHSNKKTLSHGFLAQIFSILDNYKLVVDLISTSEVHVSMALPVPDSTSSKNLKTAVAELKKLGSVDVLKNMSIISLVGKQMKQFIGIAGTMFTTLAESGINIEMISQGSNEINISCVIEKCDSIKALRAIHNKLLSDNRNYNTNDQSAINNGIEVNAVNEKLEQIKNLRI
- a CDS encoding cytochrome b5-like heme/steroid binding domain-containing protein (similar to Saccharomyces cerevisiae YNL111C | CYB5 | CYtochrome B), with amino-acid sequence MKQFDINKHGKPNSKLTTPRIIYDKEIQENVKKFNKCWVIIHGNVYDLTNYKTHPGGSSILWKYKGKDCTKKFDEIGHSIESLLYDLPADCFKGISGGSNDGCNDTSNQCAFSNNNANNPTHNSSVLNNNMNISTVSANNVGDSAVNINTFITETNTSHRTNLDTLLFTIYQYYKGIKQYNNPTREYEDSYFGDPDDLTSTSGSINNSRDSSNQSFDLRNNSYNNTSNNNELNSIKLLNHNYKKEQLHDHQILEREQQHFETFKKILLLMVAVVVAGLLLTFIKLHKNRKYSDFMFDHHQDSANNKKKISDNFQVMLSHNYDGTDGKDNYNYIPSWYDGII